The window TGTTGCGCGTGACGATGTACGTCACGTCGTCGCCCACCGCCGTCCTGCGCACGTCGTCCGCCACCCGGCACAGCGCGTCCAGCGCCGGGCCGTCCGCGTGCAGCAGGGCCAGGGCCTCGGCGTCGGTCAGCCGGGTCGGGTCGTCGGCCGCCGTGCGCAGCGCCTGCCGTACGTCCGTGTCGATGCGCTCCGGTGCCATGCCGGGGACCGCCGCCTCGCGCAGGGCCTCCCAGTCGCCGTACACCTCGTCGAAGTCGTCGCGCCGGTCGCGGGTGCGGCCCTCGGTGTCGATGGTGCGGTGCAGGTCCGTGCGGCCGGTCGGCACGAAGGCCTCCTCCGGCTCCTGCCACGGCAGACCCCGCGGGAGGGCGCCGGGCAGTGCCAGCCCGGTCTCGGGGTCGGCGAGTGCGGCCACGTGCGGGCGTACCCGCGGGTCCAGCCAGGGCTCGCCGCGGCGGACGAACTCCGGGTACACGCAGAGGCGTTCGCGCAGCTCGAAGCCCGCGGCCGCCGACTTCGCGGCCAGTTCATCGATCTGCGGCCAGGGGCGCTCGGGGTTGACGTGGTCGATGGTGAGCGGGGAGACCCCGCCCCAGTCGTCGATGCCGGCGCCGATCAGGCGCTCGTACTCGCCGGCCACGAGGTTCGGCGGGGCCTGGAGGCAGGCGCCCGGGCCCATGATGTGCCGGGCGACGGCCACCGTGGCGACCAGGTCGTCGAGTTCGGCGTCCGGCATGCCGCGCATCGCCGTGTCCGGCTTGGCGCGGAAGTTCTGGATGATCAGTTCCTGGATGCCGTGGTGGGCCCGCGCCACCTTCCGCAGCGCGAACACGGACTCCGCGCGCTCCTCGTAGGTCTCCCCGATGCCGATGAGGAGACCGGAGGTGAAGGGGACGGAGGAGCGGCCGGCGTCCTCCAGCACCCGCAGGCGCACGGCCGGCTCCTTGTCCGGGGAGCCGTGGTGCGGGCCGCCGGGCTCGGACCAGAGCCGGGTCGCGGTCGTCTCCAGCATCATGCCCATCGAGGGGGCCACCGGCTTCAGACGCTGGAAGTCCGTCCAGGTCAGCACGCCCGGGTTGAGGTGGGGCAGCAGGCCCGTCTCCTCCAGGACGCGGATGGAGATCGCGCGGACGTAGGCGATGGTGTCGTCGTAGCCGTGCGCGTCCAGCCACTCGCGCGCCTCGGGCCAGCGGTCCTCGGGCTTGTCGCCGAGGGTGATCAGGGCTTCCTTGCAGCCGAGCGCGGCGCCCTTGCGGGCGATGTCGAGGACCTCGTCCGGGGACATGAACATCCCGTGGCCCGCCCGGCGCAGCTTGCCGGGGACGGTGACGAAGGTGCAGTAGTGGCACTTGTCCCGGCACAGCCGGGTGAGGGGGACGAAGACGCTCTTCGAGTAGGTGATGACGCCCGGCCTGCCCGCCGCGTCGAGTCCCGCGTCCCGCACCCGGGCGGCGGACGCGGCGAGATCGGTGAGGGCCTCGCCGCGCGCCTGGAGCAGCACCGCGGCCTCGGCGACGTCGAGGGCGACGCCGTCCCGGGCACGTTTGAGGGCGCGACGCATGGAGTTCTCGGTCGGGCCGGTTCCGGAGGTCGCGGAAGTCGTCATCTCTCGAGCATACGTAGGGGGAAGGACTGTTCAGCGAGGTCGGGGGTGCCGCCGGGACGGGCGGGGCGCGCGCGGGCACGCGCCGCGCCGTGCGCCGGCCGGCCCGGTCACAGGAAGGCCGCGTACGCGTCCAGCACCCGCAGGACCTCCGCCTCCCCGGCTGAGGGCAGTTGGAGGACGACCTCCTCGATGCCCAGCCCGGCGTAGTGCGCGAGCTTGCCCGGGGTGGGCAGGACGGCGTACGGGACGACCTGGAGGGCGGCCGGGTCGCGCCCCGCGTCGGTCCATGCCGCGCGCAGGACCGGCAGCGATTCGGACAGTCCGCGGCCGCCGATCGGCAGCCAGCCGTCGGCGTACTCGCCGATGTGCGCGAACAGCGTGGGCCCGGCGGCTCCGCCGACGAGCGTGCGCGGCCCGACGACCGGGCCGCGCGGCTTCTGCGCCGGTTTGGGGTGGGCGAAGCTGGCCCGCACGCTCGCGAACTCGCCGTCGTGGGCGAGGGGTTCCTCGGACCACAGCGCGCGCATCAGCGCCATCCGGTCCCGGACCAGCTCGCGCCGGGTGCGCCACCGCACTCCGTGGTCGGCTGCTTCCTCCACGTTCCAGCCGAATCCGAGGCCGAGGGTGAAGCGCCCGCCGGACAGATGGTCGAGGGTGGCGACCTGCTTGGCGAGGCCGATCGGGTCGTGCTGCGCGACCAGGGTGACGCCGGTGCCGAGGCCGAGGCGCTCGGTGACGGCCGCGGCCTGGCCGAGCGCCACGAAGGGGTCGAGGGTACGGCCGTACTCGGGCGGCAGTTCGCCCCCGGCCGGGTAGGGGGTGGCCCGTTCGACGGGGATGTGGGTGTGCTCGGGCAGGTAGAGCCCGGCGTAACCGCGCTGTTCGAGCTCGCGGGCGAGCGCGGTGGGGGTGATGGTCTCGTCCGTGAGGAAGATCGTGACGGCGATACGCATGGGCCATCTGTACCGGGTGCGGCCGGAACTGTCCATACCGACTGGTCGGCATTCGGTGTCGGCCTGTCCCGTCCGTCACCGGGGCGCCTACCGTGGACCGGTGACCACCCTGCGCGGCACCCTCGCACCCGGCGCACCGGACTACGTCTACCTCCCCTTCGAAGTCCCGCCCGGCACGGCCGAGTTGAAGGTCTCCTACACCTACGACAGACCCGCCGTCCCGCCGGGCACCCTCGGCAACGCGCTCGACATCGGGCTCTTCGACGAACGCGGCACCGAGCTGGGCGGGCGCGGCTTCCGGGGCTGGTCCGGCGGCGCCCGGACGGAGTTCCGGGTGCGGGCCGACGAGGCGACGCCCGGCTATCTGCCCGGCCCGCTGAACCCCGGCACCTGGCACATCGCCCTCGGCCCGTACACGGTCGCGCCCCAGGGGCTGCGCTACGAGGTGACGGTCACGCTCACCGAGGGCGAGCCCGGCCGGACGCCGACGCCCTCGTATCCGCCCGCCCGGGCCGCCGGCCGGGGACGCGACTGGTACCGGGGCGACTGCCACCTGCACTCCTGGCACTCCGACGGCCGACGCACCCCGGCCGAGATCGCGGCGCTGGCCCGCGCCGCCGGCCTGGACTTCATCAACAGCTCCGACCACAACACCACGGCCGCGCACGCCCACTGGGCCGACGCGGCCGGGGACGACCTGCTGGTGCTGCTCGGCGAGGAGGTCACCACCAGGAACGGTCACGTCCTGGCCCTCGGCACCGACCCGGGCACCTTCGTCGACTGGCGCCACCGGGCCCGGGACCACCGCTGGGCCCGCTTCGCCCGGGAGATCCGCCGCGCCGGCGGCCTGGCCGTACCGGCCCATCCGCACGGCGACTGTGTCGGCTGCGCCTGGAAGTTCGGGTTCGCGGAAGCGGACGCCGTCGAGGTGTGGAACGGGCTGTGGACGCCCGACGACGAGGTGACCCTGGCCGCCTGGGACGCCCGGCTGGTCTCCTCGGCGCGCGCCGGCCGGTCGTGGCTGCCGGCCATGGGGGACAGTGACGCCCATCGCGACCCGGACGTGGTCGGCCACCCCCAGACGGTGGTCCTGGCCGAGGATCTGACCCGGGAGGCGATCCTCGAGGGCCTGCGGGCCGGGCGGTCGTACGTGGCCGAGTCGCGGGCCGTCTCCCTGGCCTTCACCGTGACCGCCGAGGGGGGCGCACGTGCGGGGATCGGCGAGCGGCTGACGGCCCCCGCCGGCGCCCCGGTGACGGTACGGCTGGAGGTCCACGGCGCCCCGCGCTGCTCCGTGCGGCTGGTGACCGACCAGGGCGTGGTGCTCACCGGCGACCCGCTGCCCGTCTCCGGCGCCGGTGTGGTCGAGTGGCGCACCACCACGGCCCACGCCGCCTACGTGCGGGCGGAGTTGCGGCACGAGGCGGCGGCGGGTCCGCTGCCCGGGGCGATGGCGGCGTTCACCAACCCCGTGTTCCTCACGGCTGCTTGATCTGGTCCGCCGCCCACTCGGCCCAATCGCGCCGCATCGCGTTGAAGCGCAGCCCGTACTCCAGGGCGATCCGGCCGTAGACCGAGAGGTTGTCGTCGTCCCAGTCGATGGAGTCGTGGAGCTGCCGCAGCCGCTCGTGGCCCTCCTCGGACATCGCGATCAGCTCGGTGAGGTACGCGTGCGCCTGGTCGGGCCGGAGCACGCCGAGGAAGAAGACGCGCAGCAGGATGTCGCTGCGGGTGTTGCGCTGGGGCGCGACCTCGGTGAGCCAGTGGCGCAGCTCCGCCGTGCCCTCGTCGGTGATCCGGTACTCCTTGCGTCCGCGCGGGCCTTCGGCGGCCACCGTGATCAGCCCGGAGCCCGCCAGTCTGGTCAGCTCGGTGTAGATCTGGCTCTGGGTCGCCGGCCAGACGTTGGCCAGCGAGGTCTCGAACGTCTTCAGCAGGTCGTAGCCGCTGGCGGGACGTTCCGAGAGCAGGCCGAGCAGTGCGTGTCTGAGGCTCATACCTCCACTTTACCTTCCACTATTGACATGTCGAGAGCCGACCTTCTAGTTTTGACATGTCGAACAAGGAATACAGTCACACCGCAGACCGGAACACCGACCGCTTCCGACCGTCCGGGGGATCTCATGTCGTACCTGCGCACGTTCTTGCCGTGGATCGTCTTCGCCGTCATCCCCTCGCGGGACTGGCAGTGGGGCGCCCTGGCCGCCCTGGTGGCCGCCGTCGCGCTCATCGCCGTGGAGAAGCGGTCGGGTGCCGGCTTCGACGCGCTGATCATCGAGACGGGTTCGGCGGTCTTCTTCGCCGTCCTCGCCGCCGTCGCGTTCGCCGACCCGCACTCGGGTGTGCACGGCTACTCGGCCGCCCTCTCCTCGGGCTCGCTCGCCGTCATCGCCGGTGTCTCCCTGGCCATCGGCCGGCCGTTCACCCTGGGCATCGCCAAGCGCACCACTCCGCGCGAGTACTGGGGCCTGAAGCCGTTCATCCGGACCAACGCGGTCATCACCGCCGTGTGGACCGCCGCGTTCGCCCTGACCGCCGCCGTCCTCGCCCTGCTGGCCCACGCCGGGGACGCCCACTCCACGCCGGCCACCCTCGTGCAGATCGCCGGCTTCGCCGTCCCGATGGTCTTCACCGTCCGCTACGTCGCCCACGTCCAGGCGAAGGCCCGGGCCGCCGGGCAGGTGGCCCGGTGACCGCCGCCCCGAAGCACCTCAACGGCAACTACGCCCCGGTCACCGAGGAACTCACCGCGCGCGACCTGCCGGTGACCGGCACGGTCCCGCCCGAGCTGGCCGGCTGGTACCTGCGCAACGGCCCGAACCCGGCGGACGCCGCCTCCGGCCACTGGTTCTTCGGTGACGGCATGGTCCACGGCGTGCGCCTGGAGGGCGGCCGGGCCGTCTCGTACCGCAACCGCTGGGTGCGCACCACCCGCTTCACCGACGACGCCCGGATGTACGACGGCCAGGGCCGCCGGGACCTCACGGCCGGCCCGGCCAACACCCA of the Streptomyces sp. 1222.5 genome contains:
- a CDS encoding bifunctional FO biosynthesis protein CofGH — encoded protein: MTTSATSGTGPTENSMRRALKRARDGVALDVAEAAVLLQARGEALTDLAASAARVRDAGLDAAGRPGVITYSKSVFVPLTRLCRDKCHYCTFVTVPGKLRRAGHGMFMSPDEVLDIARKGAALGCKEALITLGDKPEDRWPEAREWLDAHGYDDTIAYVRAISIRVLEETGLLPHLNPGVLTWTDFQRLKPVAPSMGMMLETTATRLWSEPGGPHHGSPDKEPAVRLRVLEDAGRSSVPFTSGLLIGIGETYEERAESVFALRKVARAHHGIQELIIQNFRAKPDTAMRGMPDAELDDLVATVAVARHIMGPGACLQAPPNLVAGEYERLIGAGIDDWGGVSPLTIDHVNPERPWPQIDELAAKSAAAGFELRERLCVYPEFVRRGEPWLDPRVRPHVAALADPETGLALPGALPRGLPWQEPEEAFVPTGRTDLHRTIDTEGRTRDRRDDFDEVYGDWEALREAAVPGMAPERIDTDVRQALRTAADDPTRLTDAEALALLHADGPALDALCRVADDVRRTAVGDDVTYIVTRNINFTNVCYTGCRFCAFAQRRTDADAYTLSLEQVADRARQAWDVGAVEVCMQGGIHPDLPGTAYFDIARAVKERVPGMHVHAFSPMEVVNGATRTGLSVREWLTAAKEAGLDSVPGTAAEILDDEVRWVLTKGKLPAATWIEVITTAHELGIRSSSTMMYGHVDQPRHWLGHLRTLAGIQQRTGGFTEFVTLPFIHTNAPVYLAGIARPGPSMRDNRAVTAMARLLLHPWIPNIQTSWVKLGTEGAAEMLRSGANDVGGTLMEETISRMAGSSYGSYKSVRELVAVAEAAGRPARPRTTLYGEVPEERRRAAEASDGHLPDLLPVLD
- a CDS encoding LLM class F420-dependent oxidoreductase, translating into MRIAVTIFLTDETITPTALARELEQRGYAGLYLPEHTHIPVERATPYPAGGELPPEYGRTLDPFVALGQAAAVTERLGLGTGVTLVAQHDPIGLAKQVATLDHLSGGRFTLGLGFGWNVEEAADHGVRWRTRRELVRDRMALMRALWSEEPLAHDGEFASVRASFAHPKPAQKPRGPVVGPRTLVGGAAGPTLFAHIGEYADGWLPIGGRGLSESLPVLRAAWTDAGRDPAALQVVPYAVLPTPGKLAHYAGLGIEEVVLQLPSAGEAEVLRVLDAYAAFL
- a CDS encoding CehA/McbA family metallohydrolase, encoding MTTLRGTLAPGAPDYVYLPFEVPPGTAELKVSYTYDRPAVPPGTLGNALDIGLFDERGTELGGRGFRGWSGGARTEFRVRADEATPGYLPGPLNPGTWHIALGPYTVAPQGLRYEVTVTLTEGEPGRTPTPSYPPARAAGRGRDWYRGDCHLHSWHSDGRRTPAEIAALARAAGLDFINSSDHNTTAAHAHWADAAGDDLLVLLGEEVTTRNGHVLALGTDPGTFVDWRHRARDHRWARFAREIRRAGGLAVPAHPHGDCVGCAWKFGFAEADAVEVWNGLWTPDDEVTLAAWDARLVSSARAGRSWLPAMGDSDAHRDPDVVGHPQTVVLAEDLTREAILEGLRAGRSYVAESRAVSLAFTVTAEGGARAGIGERLTAPAGAPVTVRLEVHGAPRCSVRLVTDQGVVLTGDPLPVSGAGVVEWRTTTAHAAYVRAELRHEAAAGPLPGAMAAFTNPVFLTAA
- a CDS encoding PadR family transcriptional regulator, producing the protein MSLRHALLGLLSERPASGYDLLKTFETSLANVWPATQSQIYTELTRLAGSGLITVAAEGPRGRKEYRITDEGTAELRHWLTEVAPQRNTRSDILLRVFFLGVLRPDQAHAYLTELIAMSEEGHERLRQLHDSIDWDDDNLSVYGRIALEYGLRFNAMRRDWAEWAADQIKQP